The nucleotide sequence TCCGTCGTTCGAAAATGACACCGCCGGGACCCGTGACGGGCTCCCGGCGGCAAGATTCCGGCTATTACCCCTAACAGCCAGAGGGACACACAAACCTACTAACACCCCCTTAATCGGCACGCGCCGACGCGGGCCGCGACTTTTTTCATTTTCCGCGCAAAAATGTAACAGAGCCCGGAAAATTACCCGCGGATGAACGCGGAAACCTCGCCCGCCTCACCCGTGCCGGCCCTTGAAGGTCAGCTCGGCCACGCCGCTCTTGTCGAGGCCGCCCAGACCCAGCGCCACCATCCGGTCGAACTGCGCCTTGGTCGCCTCCGCAAGCGGCAATTTCAGCCCGGCCTCACGCCCCAGCTGCGCGGCTATGCCCGAGTCCTTGGCGGCATGCGCCCCGGAGAAATAACAGTCGTGCGCCCGATGCTGCATGTCCTCGCCGTCCGTCTTCAGCACCTGCGAGTTGGCTCCGGTCTGCGCAAAAACCTCGCGCAGCAGGTCCAGGTCGAGCCCGAGCGCCGCCCCCAGCCCCAGGCCCTCGGCCAGACCCGCGGTGTTGATGTTCATCACCATGTTCACCAGCGCCTTCACCTGGGCGGCCTGCCCCGCGGGCCCGATGTAACGGGGCGTCGCGCTGAGTTTTTCCAGCACGGGCCGCACCCGCTCATACCCGGCCCGGTCGCCCCCGCACATGAGATAAAGCGTCCCATTGCGCGCCTGCGGGATCGAGGACGCCATGCAGCCTTCCAGCGACACCGCCCCCGCGGCCCGGGCCCGCCGCTCCACCTCGACATGGGTGGCGGGCGAAATCGTGGCGCAGTTGACGAACACTTTGCCCCGCGCCCCGGACAACAAGGAATCACCCGCCTCCGGAAACACCGCGAGTTGCGCGGCATCGTCGGTCACGACCGTGAAGATAATCTCGGCGGCGGCTGTCACCTCCGCCAGCCGGGTCACGGCCGTCGCTCCCAGCTCCGCCGCGAGCACCGCCGCGCCGGCCGAGTTCACATCGTACACCGCCGTGACGGGGTAACCACAGTCCTTGAGGCGGCGGGCCATGTTGGCCCCCATGCGACCGACCCCGACAAAGGCGATTTTTTCGTTCATGATAATTCAGGATTTCCGTGGGTGATAGTGAGGTTCAGACACTCGCTTAGTGAGCCCGGGCCTTTAGGGTCAGCCACGCCGCGGCATAGCGGCGGCCGAGTTCGCGGAAGCCGGGCGACTCGAAGTGGAGGACCTCCGGTTCCTCCGGCCGGCCGGGTAACCCTTCCGACGAAACCAAGGCGCATTGCGGGACCAAGCCGGGCAACTCGCGGATCGCCGCATTCACCGGTCCTTCATTCGGACAAAAGCGCCCGATCTCGCCGACGATCACCGGCACCTCCGGCGCGTCGAGGTCGGTCCGCAGCTGGGCGATGAAACTCTGGAATCGGGCCGCGTAGGTCGCCACCTTGTCCGGCGCGCGGTCCGACTCCCCCTGGTGCCAGAGGATGCCGGCGAGTTGCCCGTGCTTGCGCGCCTCCCGGGCGCGCGCCAGGGCATTCACGTAATGGGGCGAACCCGGCGCCCACTCGTCCAGGGCGCTGCCCCCGAAGGCCGCCGGGATGAGCCCGATGGCCTGGCCCGGGTTGGCCTCCGCGATGACCGCGCCGAAGGTCTTCCCCAGTCCGGTCCCGATGCGCTCGGGTTTGTCGAAATGCAGCGGGTCCACCGCCGGCACCCACGCCAGGTCCCGATTCAATACCCACACCCGCGGATGCGGCGCCCGGTCCTCCGCCTCGACCCGGCCGCGGCCGGCCATGTTGGACTGCCCGATGAGCAAAAAGAGCTTCAAGTCGGCGGGGACGGTTTCGGTGGCGACCAACGGCATGGCGGAAAAAAGCAGGAGCGCCGGCAGGACAAACACGGGGTGACGGGGCATGGGCGCAGTGTGGGCACGACCTGCGACGGCGCAAGCGGGCGCTGGCGGTGGGTGGAGGCCGAGATCAAGCTCTCCCGCTGGACTTCATCCCGGTGACCGCTAGCCTCCGCCCATGCTGATCCCCCGCCCGCGGCTCCTGCTGGCCGCCCTGTTCCCGGTGCTCGTCTTCGCCTCGGACCCCGCCTTCGACTCCTGGGTGGACCAGCTCACCACCGCGTCTATGCGAGCCGACCCGAGTGGGGCCACCCGCACGCAGTTCTTCACGGGCGCGGAGCAGGATGCCCTCGACCGGCAGCTCACCCCGATCACCCCCGCCTACCGGGCGGAGCAGCTGGCCTTTGCCCGTGACGCGCTGGCGGAGCTGGCGCGATTCGACCGCGCCAAGCTCGATCCCCAGCAGGTCGCCTCCGCACGCGTGATCGAGTGGGACCTGCAGGAACGCGTGAAGGCCGCACCGTTCGAGGACCACCGCTTTGTGTTCAACCAGTTCTGGGGCCTGCACGTGACGCTGGTCAATTTCCTCAGCCAGACCCACCCCGTCCGCCACCGGCGCGACATCGAGAACTACCTCGCGCGCCTCACGCTCGTGGCCGGGCAGATCGACGAGGGCGTGGCCCAGGCGCGGGAGGCAGCGACCCGCGGCTTCCTGATGCCCGACTTCATCACCCGGTCCGCGCTCGGCCAGTTCGACCGTTTCCTCGACGCCGAACCCGCCCAGAACGTGCTCGTCACATCGCTCGCCGAGCGCGCCGCGAAGCTCGCCGACCTGCCGGCCGACGACCGCACCGCCCTGGTCGCCGCGGCCACGCAAACCGTGCGCGAACAGATCATCCCCGCCTTCAGCCGCGCCCGGGCGCTGTTGCAGGAGCAATTGCCGCTCACCACCGCCGACGCCGGCCTCTGGCGCCTGCCGGGCGGCGAGGCCGCCTACGCGGTCCGCCTCGGCTATTTCACGACGACCAGCCTGACGGCGCGCGAGATCCATGAGACGGGCCGGCGCGAGGTCGCCCGCATCGAAGCCCGGATGGACGGCCTGTTGCGGGAACTCGGTTACAAGGAAGGTTCGGTGCGCGAGCGTTTCGCCCGTCTCAACCAGGACCTCCAACCCCCGCCGCGCCCGACCCGCGCCCGGCCCTCATCGCCCGCTACCAGGCGATCCTCGATGATTCCGTCCGCCGCGCCCAAGCCCTGTTCGACCTGCAACCCCAGGCCCCCTGTGTCGTGCAACGCGAGCCCGCCTTCACCGAGAAAACCGCGGCGGCCCACTACTCCACCCCGGCGCCGGATGGTTCGCGCCCGGGAACCTTTTGGGCCCCGCTGCCCGGACCGGTATTCAAGATCCTGAACATGCGGACGCTCACCTACCACGAGGCCATCCCCGGCCATCATTACCAGCTCGCCCTGATCCAGGAGATGCAGGACCTGCCCCGGTTCCGCCGCGATCGCATCTTCGGCGCCAATTCCGCCAACGCCGAGGGCTGGGCCCTCTACGCCGAGCAACTGGCCACCGAGCACGGCTGGTACGAGGGCGACATCCCCGGTTTGCTCGGCCAACTGGATGCCGAGCTGTTTCGCGCCCAGCGCCTCGTGGCCGACACCGGCCTCCACGCCATGCGCTGGACCCGTCAGCAGGCCATCGACTACGGGATCCCGCCGCACGAGGTGGACCGGTACACAGTCATCCCCGGTCAGGCCTGTTCCTACAAGATCGGCCAGCTGAAGTTCCTGGAGCTGCGCGCCAAGGCCCGGGCCGCGCTCGGCGACCGGTTCGATCTCAAGCAATTCCACAACACCGTGCTCCGCGCCGGGGTCGTGCCGCTGTCCGTCCTTGAGACCATCGTGGACGACTGGATCGCCACCACCCTCGCCCCGGCCGCCCGCCCCGCCTGAGCCCCCCGGAGGCGCCCCGGAGGGGGCGTGTCTTTCCCGTTGCGAAAACGGTCATCGCACACACGGTGCCTGCCTACCCGCATGAAACGTACCCTCTGTGCCCTGGCCGTCCTCGGCCTCACCGCCACCCTCCCCGCCCAGCCCGCCTTGAACAAGGATGTGGCCAAGATCTATGCCGAGATCTGCGCAAACTGCCACGGCGCACAGCTGGAAGGCGGTTCCGCCCCCTCCATGCTCGATGACCAGTGGTCCAGCGGCAACGGCGACGACGCGAGCATCGCCCGCATCATCTATGACGGCTCTCTCGAGAAGGGCATGCCCGCGTTCCACTCGCTCATGTCCGAGGGCGATGTCCGCGCGATGGTCATCTTCATCCGCGAGCAACGCGCCAACCACCAGCGCAGCCGCCAGGCCAAGACCGTGCCCACCGGGACCATCACCACCACCGAACACCCCTACCGCATCGAGACCGTCGCCACCGGCCTGTCCACGCCGTGGAGCATCGCCTTCCTGCCCGGTGACCGGGTGCTGGTGACGGAAAAGACCGGCCGCCTCCGGGTCATCGAGGGCGGCCGCCTGCTCCCGCAGGCCATCAAGGGCACCCCCGCCGTGCGTGATGACGGCCAGGGCGGCCTGCTCGAGGTCGCGGTGCACCCCGACTACGCCACGAACGGCTGGATCTACCTCGCATACTCCGACCCGGCCAAGAACGCCGCCGGCAAGGAGGTCAGCCTCACCATGCTGGTGCGCGGCCGGATCAAGGCCGGCGCCTGGGTCGACGAGGAGAAAATCTGGCAGGCCCCGATCGAGTTTTATCATCCCGGCGGCGGCGTGCATTATGGCTGCCGGATCGCCTTCGACGGCCAGGGCTACCTCTATTTCTCGCACGGCGAGCGTGGCCGCGGCCCCGAGGCCCAGGAAATCCGCCGGCCCAACGGCAAGATCCACCGCATCCATGACGACGGCCGCATCCCGGCGGACAACCCCTTCGTCAACACCCCCGGCGCCTTCCCCACGATCTGGACCTACGGCAACCGCAACCCGCAGGGCCTCGATTTCGACCCGCGCACCGGCATCCTGTGGGAAACCGAGCACGGGCCGCGCGGCGGCGACGAGCTCAACATCGTGCGCCGCGGCGCCAACTACGGCTGGAACACGATCACCTTCGGCATGAACTACGACGGTTCCCCCATCACCGCCGAGACCGCGCGCGAAGGCATGGAGCAGCCCGTAACCTACTGGGTGCCCTCGATCGCCGTCTGCGGCATCGATTTCTACGAAGGCACGCTTTTCCCGAAATGGACGGGCAACCTCTTCGTAAGCTCCCTCGCGCAGCAGGAGCTCCGCCGCCTCGTCATCGACGGCGACAAGGTCGTCAGCCAGGAGGTCATCCTCAAGGGCATCGGCCGTCTCCGCGACGTGCAGTGCGCCCCTGACGGCAGCATCTACGTGGCGGTGAACGATCCCGGCGCCATCATCCGGCTGGTGCCCGCAAACTAAGACCAGAGCCGAGCGAGACCGCCTTCGATCTCGCGGCCACCCTCACCCCGATCGGTCGCCCCGGCACTCCGGGGCGTAACTGACGGCCAGCGCCCGTAATCCATCATCCCGGCGGGGCGACCTGCCGCGGCCGGCACGACCGTGCCGGCTGGCATGCGCGTTTTGTGCAATTTTCGGAGCGCGGTGGATACTTTACGCGGCCGCCGCCCGCGACAGTTACTGTCGCCACCCTCGTGCTGTTCCAGCCCTAACCCCTCGGCACCCTTGTCGGCGGGCACGACTCACCCTCGTTCCCCGCCGCCCGCCGGGACGGACCTTCGGCACGCCCAAACCAACCCCATGAATACCCAATCCCCCCGTCCGTTGCTACGCTTCACCGCGGCCGCCCTCCTTCTGGGCGCGGCCGCCGTTGCCGCCGCCCAAACCACCCCGGCCGCCCCCAAGGAGGAGGTCGTCAACCTCCCGACCTTCACCATCACCGAGGAGCCGGTGAACCCCTACATCTCCAAGCAGGCGCTCTCCTCCTCCCGCGTCGCCATGGACCTGCAGGATATCCCGCAGACCGTCTCCGTGGTCACCAGCGACTTCATCCGCGACTCCATGAGCATGCGCATGCTCGACGCCGCCAAATATGTGACCCCGGTCACCGAATCGACCCTGCCCACCGGCGGCGACCGCTACACCATCCGCGGCTTCCAGGTGTCGCATGAATTTGTCGACGGCATGGAGATCTCCGGCGCCGACGGCTACAGCGCCGCGCTGATGAGCTACAACATCGACCGCATCGAGATCATCAAGGGACCCAACGCGATCCTCGTCCCCGGCGGCGCGGCCGGCGGCCAGATGAACCCGATCACCAAGTCCCCCATCATGAAGGACCAGGCCTCCGCCACCCTGGAGCTGGCCCAGTATGTCGGCAACTCCCTCAGCTTCGACGTCAACCGCATCGTCTCGCAGGACAAGGGCATCGCCGCCCGGCTCGTCGCCGCCCTGTGGAAAAACGACGGCTACTCGAACAGCCACTTCCGCGACGGCTGGATGATCGCCCCCTCGCTCTCGTGGCAGCTTTCGCCGGCCCACAAGTTCACCGTCAAGGCCGAGATCATGCAGAACGACGAGACCAACGGCACCTTCCTGCCCATCGACCCGAGTGTCGGCAGCGACGACTACGCCGTGATCGCCCGCGGTCTCCCGCGCGACTGGTCCTTCGGCAACAGCGATGATGTCCGCCACCGCGAGACCGAGCGCCTCACCTTCGAACTGCTCTCCGAACTCGGGCAGCACGTCAGCTCCCGCCTGATGTTCACCGCCAACCACGTCGTCCGCGAGGACCAGGGCGGCACCAGCGGCTCGATCAATGGCTTCTCGATCACCCGCAACCCGACCACCGGCAAATACGAGCCCGGCGTCGTCTGGACCGTGAACCAAACCGGCCCCATCGCCCTCCCCTCCTCGACCAACGTGCCGCTGGCCGATCCCAGCACCTACGTCTTCGGCCGCACCAACGGCAGCGACCACCTCTACTACAACGAGCTCCACCTACGCAACGACTACGCCATCAAGTTCGAGGGCACCGGCTGGAAATCCACGACGATCGCCGGCCTGGCGGCCAACGGCGTGAAGACCCACTGGAAGAGCTTCCCCGCCTACAACCGCGGCAACGTGGCCAACAACAACCTCGCCGCCATCACCTTCCCCGACTGGAACCACGCCGCCCCCTCCGCCCCGGCCAATGGACAGAACCGCAAGGCCAAGCAGACGGACGCCCAGTTCTTCGTCTTTGAGAACCTCGGCCTGTTCGACGACAAGCTGCTGCTCTCCGGCGGCGTCTCCCGCTTCTACGGTACCCTCACCCGCGTGGACACCAGCGGTATCCAACCGACGCCGTTCCCGAGCTATGACCTCGCCGACACCGCCACCAGCTACGGCGCGGTCTACAAGCCCATCAAGGAAGTATCCCTCTTCTACAGCCACAACACCTCGGGCGGCACGATGCCCGGCTCGCTCAGCGCCGGCAACGTGGCGCCCACTTTCCGCGCCTCCGTCGGTGACCAGGACGAGTTTGGGGTGAAGACCTCGTTCCTCGAGGGCAAGCTCACCGCCTCGTTTGCCTACTTCGACATCACCTCGTCGAACTATGCCGTGCCGAACAGCGAGTACTACGTCCTCGTCGCCCAGGGCAATCTCGCCGCGGCCAACGCGCTGCAAAACCCGCTCTACCTCGACCTCACCTCCAAGGGCTGGGAATTCGAGGGCAGCTACACCGCCACGGCCAACCTCACCGTCATCGGCAACTACACGTCCTACAAGATGCGCCAGCCCACCGGCGTGCGCCTCCGCGGCGTGTCGGACAAGAGCTACGGCCTGTATGCCGACTACCGCTTCAACGGCGGCGCGCTGAGCGGCTTCGGCGTGAATCTCGGCCTCGACTATCGCAGTGACCTCGTGGGCGAGAACGTCAACGCGTTCACCACCACCAAGCCGCTCGCCGGCGGCGTGCTCGTGCCCCAGCAGCCCAGCTTCAAGATCGCCCCCCGCACGGTCATGAACCTCGGCTTCACCTACCGGGCCAAGGACTGGACCGCCCGGCTGCAGGTCAGCAACGCCCTCGACAAGGACTACATCATGGGCGGCATCAACCGCAACGCCATGATGGTCGCCGAGCCGCGCAACCTGAAGGCCTCGGTCACCTACAACTTCTGATCTGGCGGCCCAGGCCCCCGCTTCGCGGGGGTCGATCCGGCCGGCACCAGCCCAGGTGCCGGCCTTTTTGTGCCCCGTCTCGGACTGGCCGAATCGACCGGGGCTCGTTTACCGCGGCCCCGCCCGCACCATGGGGGCGCTTCCACCCCCCCGCACTCCATGCTGCGTTACCTGGCCAATGGCCGCATTCGTTGGAAAAATGGCATGCGCTGCAACACGCGCACCAATTGGGAGTTCTATGCCGTGATCGATGGCCGC is from Lacunisphaera limnophila and encodes:
- a CDS encoding NAD(P)-dependent oxidoreductase, coding for MNEKIAFVGVGRMGANMARRLKDCGYPVTAVYDVNSAGAAVLAAELGATAVTRLAEVTAAAEIIFTVVTDDAAQLAVFPEAGDSLLSGARGKVFVNCATISPATHVEVERRARAAGAVSLEGCMASSIPQARNGTLYLMCGGDRAGYERVRPVLEKLSATPRYIGPAGQAAQVKALVNMVMNINTAGLAEGLGLGAALGLDLDLLREVFAQTGANSQVLKTDGEDMQHRAHDCYFSGAHAAKDSGIAAQLGREAGLKLPLAEATKAQFDRMVALGLGGLDKSGVAELTFKGRHG
- a CDS encoding sialate O-acetylesterase, producing the protein MPRHPVFVLPALLLFSAMPLVATETVPADLKLFLLIGQSNMAGRGRVEAEDRAPHPRVWVLNRDLAWVPAVDPLHFDKPERIGTGLGKTFGAVIAEANPGQAIGLIPAAFGGSALDEWAPGSPHYVNALARAREARKHGQLAGILWHQGESDRAPDKVATYAARFQSFIAQLRTDLDAPEVPVIVGEIGRFCPNEGPVNAAIRELPGLVPQCALVSSEGLPGRPEEPEVLHFESPGFRELGRRYAAAWLTLKARAH
- a CDS encoding DUF885 domain-containing protein, yielding MLDDSVRRAQALFDLQPQAPCVVQREPAFTEKTAAAHYSTPAPDGSRPGTFWAPLPGPVFKILNMRTLTYHEAIPGHHYQLALIQEMQDLPRFRRDRIFGANSANAEGWALYAEQLATEHGWYEGDIPGLLGQLDAELFRAQRLVADTGLHAMRWTRQQAIDYGIPPHEVDRYTVIPGQACSYKIGQLKFLELRAKARAALGDRFDLKQFHNTVLRAGVVPLSVLETIVDDWIATTLAPAARPA
- a CDS encoding PQQ-dependent sugar dehydrogenase, giving the protein MKRTLCALAVLGLTATLPAQPALNKDVAKIYAEICANCHGAQLEGGSAPSMLDDQWSSGNGDDASIARIIYDGSLEKGMPAFHSLMSEGDVRAMVIFIREQRANHQRSRQAKTVPTGTITTTEHPYRIETVATGLSTPWSIAFLPGDRVLVTEKTGRLRVIEGGRLLPQAIKGTPAVRDDGQGGLLEVAVHPDYATNGWIYLAYSDPAKNAAGKEVSLTMLVRGRIKAGAWVDEEKIWQAPIEFYHPGGGVHYGCRIAFDGQGYLYFSHGERGRGPEAQEIRRPNGKIHRIHDDGRIPADNPFVNTPGAFPTIWTYGNRNPQGLDFDPRTGILWETEHGPRGGDELNIVRRGANYGWNTITFGMNYDGSPITAETAREGMEQPVTYWVPSIAVCGIDFYEGTLFPKWTGNLFVSSLAQQELRRLVIDGDKVVSQEVILKGIGRLRDVQCAPDGSIYVAVNDPGAIIRLVPAN
- a CDS encoding TonB-dependent siderophore receptor, translating into MNTQSPRPLLRFTAAALLLGAAAVAAAQTTPAAPKEEVVNLPTFTITEEPVNPYISKQALSSSRVAMDLQDIPQTVSVVTSDFIRDSMSMRMLDAAKYVTPVTESTLPTGGDRYTIRGFQVSHEFVDGMEISGADGYSAALMSYNIDRIEIIKGPNAILVPGGAAGGQMNPITKSPIMKDQASATLELAQYVGNSLSFDVNRIVSQDKGIAARLVAALWKNDGYSNSHFRDGWMIAPSLSWQLSPAHKFTVKAEIMQNDETNGTFLPIDPSVGSDDYAVIARGLPRDWSFGNSDDVRHRETERLTFELLSELGQHVSSRLMFTANHVVREDQGGTSGSINGFSITRNPTTGKYEPGVVWTVNQTGPIALPSSTNVPLADPSTYVFGRTNGSDHLYYNELHLRNDYAIKFEGTGWKSTTIAGLAANGVKTHWKSFPAYNRGNVANNNLAAITFPDWNHAAPSAPANGQNRKAKQTDAQFFVFENLGLFDDKLLLSGGVSRFYGTLTRVDTSGIQPTPFPSYDLADTATSYGAVYKPIKEVSLFYSHNTSGGTMPGSLSAGNVAPTFRASVGDQDEFGVKTSFLEGKLTASFAYFDITSSNYAVPNSEYYVLVAQGNLAAANALQNPLYLDLTSKGWEFEGSYTATANLTVIGNYTSYKMRQPTGVRLRGVSDKSYGLYADYRFNGGALSGFGVNLGLDYRSDLVGENVNAFTTTKPLAGGVLVPQQPSFKIAPRTVMNLGFTYRAKDWTARLQVSNALDKDYIMGGINRNAMMVAEPRNLKASVTYNF